The following coding sequences lie in one Cryptococcus neoformans var. neoformans B-3501A chromosome 14, whole genome shotgun sequence genomic window:
- a CDS encoding hypothetical protein (Similar to gi|46100244|gb|EAK85477.1| hypothetical protein UM04620.1 [Ustilago maydis 521], FASTA scores: opt: 463, E(): 3.4e-18, (47.887% identity (63.380% similar) in 213 aa overlap (77-283:37-226)); HMMPfam hit to Cyt-b5, Cytochrome b5-like Heme/Steroid binding domain, score: 73.3, E(): 6.2e-19) produces the protein MSNYICLGGNLLSVLRPLFVYNLSNQIKKGCPGYVCLYGAKSEAHYIQLLPSLPSWSRGPAPSEGPMEEKTESITNDQAVDGDSGLDAPPPFPMLNSHQRSRPPQSSSSASPTTKTDPPRGAPVLTLSVAVCPPSPTKSVEEEPSDLNIAIIPDNIPIGDMKPPHSTVKKPNFGIQPGGEDKVGEKEKSEVSKKKKRAKVALTPGHSPLDWARLTSSGQNLRGVTSFQRVTLAELKEHNTPDDAWSAFNGMVYNITPYLPFHPGGEEDLMRVAGRDGTRLFMSTHSWVNLDFMLKECLVGMLVRN, from the exons ATGTCGAATTACATTTGTTTGGGTGGCAATTTGCTCTCCGTCTTGCGTCCGCTTTTTGTTTACAATCTAAGCAACCAAATCAAAAAAGGATGTCCTGGGTATGTTTGTCTGTACGGCGCTAAGTCGGAAGCTCATTATATTCAGCTGTTGCCATCACTACCAAGCTGGTCACGAGGCCCTGCGCCTTCCGAAGGGCCtatggaagaaaagacaGAATCGATTACGAATGACCAAGCAGTCGATGGTGACAGTGGTCTCGATGCTCCGCCACCATTCCCCATGTTGAACTCCCATCAACGCTCCAGGCCACCCCAATCATCGTCAAGTGCCTCTCCAACTACAAAAACAGACCCTCCCAGGGGAGCGCCAGTCCTTACATTGTCCGTTGCCGTCTGCCCACCTTCTCCTACTAAGAGtgtcgaagaagaacccTCAGATCTCAACATTGCCATAATACCGGACAATATCCCAATAGGGGACATGAAACCCCCTCATAGCACAGTGAAGAAGCCGAATTTTGGCATTCAGCCTGGAGGCGAAGATAAAGtgggggaaaaggagaagtcTGAGgtctcgaagaagaagaagagggcaaAGGTTGCACTTACACCTGGTCATTCGCCTCTGGACTGGGCTCGATTAACTTCAAGCGGTCAGAACCTTCGTGGTGTTACATCATTTCAGCGAGTCACCCTTGCAGAGCTGAAAGAG CACAATACGCCCGATGATGCATGGTCAGCATTCAATGGAATGGTGTATAATATCACACCCTATCTCCCCTTTCATCCtggaggcgaagaagatcttATGCGGGTTGCAGGTAGAGACGGGACACGGTTGTTCA TGTCAACACATTCTTGGGTCAATCTGGATTTCATGTTAAAGGAGTGTCTAGTCGGCATGCTGGTTAGAAATTAG
- a CDS encoding hypothetical protein (Match to EST gb|CF191051.1|CF191051; Similar to gi|38111175|gb|EAA56790.1| hypothetical protein MG07145.4 [Magnaporthe grisea 70-15], FASTA scores: opt: 2261, E(): 1e-138, (47.066% identity (74.446% similar) in 767 aa overlap (24-773:17-766)); HMMPfam hit to Cullin, Cullin family, score: 875.3, E(): 2.4e-260), giving the protein MSASASGSSWTEPTKAQAPPKDADLKQAWAFLSVGVDHIMTRLSFGMSYSYYILLYTAIYNYCTQPGKTGLPSFSPQRGGASLQGADLHRSLHNWLSAHCKSMREEAEKLPDQELLKYYARQWDRYTRGALYVNKLFNYLNKHWVKREKDEGRKDVYQVYTLALVSWKNNFFDHFTDNKGTSRLTQALLRQIQQQRNGEEVDSGLLKKVIDISLGLDEADAQRQNLDTYRKHFQTQFLEATDTYYRAESSAFVGSNSVADYMKKAEARLQEEADRVNLYLHDNTRNDLKTRCEKVLIEEHQAIMWDEFQTLLDSDRVDDLARMYGLLSRVLNGLDPLREKFGQHVRRAGRAAVEKVLPAPGAVNEAGKAESLDPKAYVEALLEVHGKYTSMVEGPFRGEMGFNRALDQACGDFCNSNAACTVSTKSPELLASYCDLLLRKSNKDSDAESLEASLSKAMIIFNFIDDKDVFHKFYQKKLAQRLVGSLSASDDAESSMITKLKELSGFEYTNKLSKMFTDVNLSKDLMERFNEREREKGIASDIDFQPLVLGSNSWPLHPQQTDFAIPREIQALYDRFNAFHGEVHQGRTLNWLWHISKNELRTTYLNQKYILMTSAYQMAILTQFNVSDTLSYKDIEAGTKLSPTVLKPQLGLLVKLKILLNTNEEYSLNTGFKSKKIRVNLNQTIKSEARAEQKEVIAAVDEDRKFVYQATIVRLMKGRKTMQHQALIQEVTAQISSKFTPKIPEIKKAIEYLIDKEYLERAPDSNNTYNYLA; this is encoded by the exons ATGTCCGCATCGGCTTCCGGATCATCTTGGACAGAGCCCACAAAGGCTCAGGCTCCTCCTAA AGATGCGGACTTGAAACAAGCTTGGGCTTTCCTTTCTGTCGGTGTTGACCACATTATGACCAG GCTTAGCTTTGGAATGTCTTACTCTTACTACATCCTCCTATATACCGCCATCTACAACTACTGTACTCAGCCAGGCAAGACTGGTCTCCCTTCATTTTCACCCCAACGGGGCGGAGCTAGTCTTCAAGGCGCCGACCTCCACAGAAGCTTGCACAATTGGTTATCTGCTCACTGCAAGTCCATGCGAGAG GAGGCCGAGAAACTTCCTGACCAAGAACTTCTCAAGTATTATGCTCGTCAATGGGACAGGTACACCCGAGGCGCCTTGTACGTCAACAAGCTTTTCAACTATTTGAACAAGCACTGGGTCAAgcgagagaaggacgaGGGTCGAAAGGACGTTTATCAAGTGTACACT CTTGCATTGGTATCTTGGAAGAATAACTTCTTCGATCATTTCACTGACAATAAGGGGACCAGCCGATTAACTCAAGCTTTGTTACGGCAGATCCAGCAGCAACGTAACGGCGAGGAAGTCGATTCTGGTCTTCTCAAGAAGGTCATCGACA TCTCCCTTGGTCTTGACGAGGCCGATGCTCAACGACAAAATCTGGATACCTATAGGAAACATTTCCAGACTCAATTCCTCGAAGCCACCGACACCTACTACCGTGCTGAATCTTCTGCATTTGTTGGTTCCAACTCTGTTGCGGACTAtatgaagaaggcagaggcGAGGTTacaggaggaggcggaCAGGGTGAACTTGTATTTGCATGATAATACTAGGAACGAT TTGAAGACAAGATGTGAAAAGGTACTCATTGAAGAGCACCAAGCCATTATGTGGGATGAGTTCCAAACTCTTCTTGATAGCGACCGGGTTGACG ACTTGGCAAGGATGTACGGACTTCTTTCTCGCGTGCTCAACGGGCTTGACCCTTTACGAGAAAAGTTTGGTCAACACGTCAGGCGTGCTGGTAGAGCAGCTGTGGAAAAGGTCCTTCCTGCCCCAGGAGCTGTCAATGAAGCTGGAAAGGCTGAGTCTCTC GATCCTAAGGCGTACGTTGAGGCCCTTCTCGAAGTACACGGCAAGTATACCTCCATGGTTGAAGGGCCCTTCCGAGGCGAAATGGGTTTCAACCGTGCTCTCGATCAGGCCTGTGGCGACTTCTGCAACTCCAATGCTGCTTGTACTGTCTCTACAAAGTCTCCCGAGTTGTTGGCTAGCTACTGTGATTTATTGTTAAGAAAAAGCAATAAGGACTCTGATGCTGAATCTTTGGAAGCTTCTTTGAGCAAAGCT ATGATCATTTTCAACTTCATTGATGACAAGGATGTCTTCCACAAGTTCTATCAGAAGAAGCTCGCTCAGCGACTTGTCGGTTCTCTTTCCGCGTCAGACGATGCAGAGAGCAGCATGAtcaccaagctcaaggagtTATCTGGTTTCGAATACACCAACAAGTTGTCTAAAATGTTTACCG ATGTCAATCTTAGTAAAGACTTGATGGAACGATTCAAcgaaagggagagagagaagggcaTAGCCTCCGATA TCGATTTCCAACCCTTGGTCCTTGGCTCTAACAGTTGGCCTTTGCACCCTCAACAAACCGACTTTGCCATTCCTCGTGAAATCCAGGCCCTCTATGATCGGTTCAACGCCTTCCACGGCGAAGTTCATCA AGGCCGAACTCTCAACTGGTTATGGCACATATCCAAGAACGAACTCCGCACCACCTACCTCAACCAAAAGTACATTTTGATGACCTCCGCCTACCAAATGGCTATCCTCACACAATTCAACGTTTCCGACACCCTTTCTTACAAGGATATTGAGGCCGGTACCAAGCTTTCCCCCACTGTGCTCAAGCCCCAGCTCGGCTTACTCGTCAAACTGAAGATTCTCTTGAACACTAATGAAGAATATTCTTTGAATACGGGCttcaagagcaagaagattAGGGTCAATTTGAACCAGACTATCAAGTCTGAGGCTAGGGCTGAGCAGAAGGAGGTTATCGCTGCTGTTGATGAGGACAGAAAGTTTGTTTACCAGGCGACTATTGTAAGGTTGATGAAGGGGCGAAAG ACTATGCAACATCAAGCTCTTATTCAAGAAGTCACCGCTCAGATCTCCTCCAAGTTCACTCCTAAAATTCCAGAGATCAAGAAAGCGATTGAATACTTGATCGACAAGGAGTACCTGGAGCGAGCTCCCGATTCCAATAACACTTA CAACTACTTGGCCTAA
- a CDS encoding hypothetical protein (Match to ESTs gb|CF191282.1|CF191282, gb|CF191204.1|CF191204), which produces MFAQTLLRTTSSTMPMARTMMTRKMTTAAPSQVGPIRAFFRDVPVPVDAYPLIGIVVVMCSGATYMLSKHIYEDRDHLRWAPQTGGVRFQLPN; this is translated from the exons ATGTTCGCTCAAACCCTCCTCAGAaccacttcctccactATGCCCATGGCTCGTACCATGATGACCAGAAAGATGACCACCGCCGCTCCCTCACAAGTCGGTCCT ATCCGGGCCTTCTTTCGTGACGTCCCTGTTCCAGTCGATGCTTACCCTCTTATCGGTATCGTCGTTGTCATGTGCTCTGGCGCTACATACA TGCTCAGCAAGCACATCTACGAAGACCGGGACCACCTTCGATGGGCTCCTCAAACCGGCGGTGTCAGGTTTCAGTTGCCCAACTGA
- a CDS encoding hypothetical protein (Similar to gi|46096811|gb|EAK82044.1| hypothetical protein UM01085.1 [Ustilago maydis 521], FASTA scores: opt: 1850, E(): 6.5e-79, (40.555% identity (72.489% similar) in 1334 aa overlap (1-1326:1-1306))) has protein sequence MASLNKLAIRGIRSFDDKHVQVIEFYSPLTVIVGHNGSGKTTIIECLKYATTGDMPPNTKGGAFVHDPKMAGEKEVKAQVRLRFWNAKRERMTATRNLQVTTKKTGQLTMKTLEGILAKTDVGDSSGKRNTISTKCSEMDEEVPYLLGVSRAILENVIFCHQEESNWPLSEPAALKKKFDDIFEATKYTKALDNIKTLRKERMAELKVDKERLKFLKADKDKAERLRKDLEESISQENRKQTELDNLKERYETIKIRNAEFYEEATHFRQIYEQSKSLKEKKKMYEDNRKHSKLNMQEMDESTEELLHMQQNFDAHLRTLTMQRSEKEDAKEKEESELEDLRVKERNLANRQGGLVAHRQTYERNLREREAAIRQIAKAHDLVGYDYSPLEDSKVAEFVDKIYEMVRKAENDLKKLQTENSRKERELQEELDRLSTMKTSAQATKKSKEEQIIRLTEKIRTSEATFHSISNPSVELELNQNKLTELEADLSKFQAEITDAKYDEKINQKGLLIRQKELERDNISAELAVLNRKADSRAKLDLQRNELEGKNSQISTLLKTHEAKFRELVEVDIHDVKPEDIEDKVIGAISRKDRDLIQEENNASALNRDHSQVQASLSRAREELAIKKREIHNMQREIEAAIYNVNQPAEEEEVPAEEAKNLAEAFDICRSEIESVQRAIMDKQGSRVVWEGLLTTVKAGGVCEACNRGIKHEEKNAVTRHMEAKIRQLMEAEQAGVDAEIEVEKSWTEILDTLIRVEPHEAKIQDLQRRVIPRLETQIKEGEEKLRSLVKEVDESKTSIQKLKSASRDLQNLKATASYINRLYIETGDLKANVKRLQTELESSGSSKTVEEVQKEVDRVSQEIKTLSREQQAFSSEKELKVNALRATQDEIGRKSLHIGRLKAQQDKRKMEEEALSDMQNTLGTLHDELRDLDQTVQAAEAPWKEKNETLGRFRTERANAEKEASTQVRMYQSSLGEIEGKHKACQAYVAEGNDRKIRENEAAMSEIKRQISQSNDARAALEAEISALSSELSKSESLKANIRSNLKYREDGKKIEMVQAELDELDLDSAAESRAKFNKEYKGMLDEETEAQGLMAITQGGLLEMRTNRQKMEKTLKTDYKNIDKEHKEQLIKTTISEYANNDLEKYGKALDNAILKYHSIKMDEINDTIGHLWNKTYQGTDIDGIRIVSDHDEASTSTRKSYNYRVVMVKNEVELDMRGRCSAGQKVLASIIIRLALAESFGQGCGVLALDEPTTNLDQENINALAESLAEIIRERRQQANFQLIVITHDEGFLQRLAEQDVVEYYWRVSRDASQKSVLERQRVGRG, from the exons AT GGCATCTCTCAATAAGCTTGCCATTCGAGGCATCCGTTCTTTCGATGACAAGCATGTCCAAGTCATAGAATTCTATTCACCACTTACTGTAATTGTTGGACACAATGGTAGTGGCAAGACT ACAATCATCGAGTGCTTGAAATACGCTACCACCGGTGACATGCCGCCCAATACTAAGGGCGGAGCCTTCGTTCATGACCCAAAG ATGGCTGGTGAGAAGGAAGTCAAGGCTCAAGTCCGTTTGAGATTCTGGAATGCCAAGCGGGAGCGTATGACGGCAACTCGAAATTTACAAgtgacgacgaagaagactgGTCAATTGACCATGAAGACGCTGGAAGGTATACTGGCTAAGACGGATGTTGGTGATTCAAGTGGGAAG AGAAATACCATCTCTACGAAATGTTCAGaaatggatgaagaagttcCATACTTGTTGGGCGTGTCGAGGGCCATTCTTGAGAATGTGATCTTCTGTCATCAAGAAGAGTCTAATTGGCCGCTTTCTGAACCGGCCGCATTAAAAAAGAAATTTGACGACATCTTCGAAGCTACCAA GTATACGAAAGCTTTGGACAATATTAAAACTTTAAGAAAAGAACGAATGGCCGAGCTCAAAGTTGACAAGGAGAGACTCAAGTTCCTCAAGGctgacaaggacaaggctGAGCGT TTGCgcaaggatttggaagagTCAATTTCCCAAGAAAACCGTAAACAAACAGAACTCGACAACCTCAAAGAACGATATGAAACTATCAAGATTCGTAACGCCGAATTTTACGAGGAAGCAACACATTTCCGACAAATCTATGAACAGTCGAAGtcgttgaaggagaaaaagaagatgtatGAGGACAACCGAAAGCATTCAAAGTTGAATAtgcaagagatggatg AATCGACTGAGGAACTCCTCCATATGCAGCAAAACTTCGACGCCCACCTTCGAACCCTTACCATGCAGCGATcagaaaaggaggatgcgaaagagaaggaggaatcTGAGTTGGAGGACCTTCGTGTAAAGGAGAGGAATCTTGCTAATAGGCAGGGTGGGCTGGTTGCTCATCGTCAA ACGTACGAGCGTAATTTGAGAGAGCGTGAAGCTGCGATAAGGCAGATCGCTAAGGCTCATGATCTGGTGGGATACGATTACTCTCCTTTGGAAGATTCGAAAGTTGCAGAGTTCGTGGATAAAATTTATGagatggtgaggaaggCAGAAAATGATTTGAAGAAACTTCAG ACGGAGAACAgtaggaaggaaagagaattGCAAGAGGAACTGGACCGGTTGTCAACCATGAAGACGTCTGCCCAAGCTacgaaaaagagcaaagaGGAACAAATC ATTAGACTTACCGAGAAGATCCGCACATCTGAGGCAACCTTCCATTCCATCTCTAACCCCTCTGTGGAACTCGAACTCAACCAGAATAAGCTTACAGAGTTGGAGGCAGACCTCTCAAAATTCCAAGCTGAGATCACTGATGCCAAGTATGACGAGAAGATTAACCAAAAAGGCCTTTTGATCAGGCAAAAGGAGCTGGAGAGGGATAATATCAGTGCAGAGTTGGCTGTGTTGAACAGGAAGGCAGACTCGAGGGCGAAGTTAGATCTGCAGAGGAACGAGTTGGAGGGCAAAAACTCACAAATATCAACATT ATTAAAAACCCACGAGGCTAAGTTTAGAGAGCTCGTCGAGGTAGATATACATGATGTCAAACCAGAAGACATAGAGGATAAGGTCATTGGTGCCATCAG TCGAAAGGACAGAGATCTCatacaagaagaaaacaatGCATCAGCTCTCAACAGGGATCATTCTCAAGTACAAGCATCGCTTAGTCGAGCTCGAGAGGAACTCGCAATCAAGAAGCGAGAGATTCACA ACATGCAACGCGAGATTGAGGCTGCGATTTACAATGTCAACCAGCCggctgaagaggaggaagtgcCTGCTGAGGAGGCCAAGAATTTGGCGGAGGCCTTTGATATCTGTCGAAGCGAGATTGAAAGTGTGCAACG AGCGATCATGGACAAGCAAGGGAGCAGGGTCGTATGGGAAGGATTGCTCACAACGGTCAAAGCGGGTGGAGTCTGTGAAGCCTGTAACCGTGGGATCAAGcacgaggagaagaatgctGTCACTAGACAT ATGGAAGCAAAAATCCGGCAACTCATGGAAGCTGAGCAAGCTGGGGTTGACGCTGAAATTGAAGTGGAAAAGTCATGGACTGAGATCCTCGATACCCTTATCAGAGTTGAGCCTCATGAAGCGAAAATTCAGGACTTGCAGAGAAGGGTCATCCCTCGTTTGGAGACGCAGAtcaaggaaggggaggaaaagCTTCGTTCATTGGTGAAAGAGGTTGATGAGTCAAAGACATCAATCCAGAAGCTTAAGTCCGCCTCTCGTGATTTACAAAATCTCAAGGCTACAGCGTCCTATATCAATCGCTTGTACATTGAGACCGGTGATTTGAAAGCGAACGTGAAGAGACTTCAAACCGAGCTAGAGAGTTCTGGTAGCTCTAAgacggtggaggaggtacAAAAAGAGGTGGATCGGGTGAGCCAGGAAAT CAAAACGCTGTCGCGAGAGCAGCAAGCCTTTTCTTCCGAAAAAGAGCTTAAGGTCAATGCTCTTCGGGCGACTCAAGACGAAATCGGACGCAAGAGCCTTCATATTGGTAGGCTCAAGGCTCAACAGGACAAGAGAaaaatggaggaggaagcttTGAGCGATATGCAGAACACTCTCGGAACACTCCATGACGAACTTCGG GATCTGGACCAGACTGTTCAGGCCGCGGAGGCTCCttggaaggaaaagaatgaaacACTCGGCAGATTCAGGACAGAACGGGCGAATGCAGAGAAAGAAGCTAGCACACAAGTTAGGATGTATCAGTCAAGTTTAGGGGAGATTGAAGGGAAGCACAAAGCTTGTCAAGC ATATGTGGCGGAGGGTAATGACAGGAAGATCCGAGAGAATGAGGCAGCCATGTCTGAAATTAAACGTCAAATCTCACAATCCAATGACGCTCGCGCTGCGCTCGAAGCTGAAATATCTGCTTTGTCATCCGAGCTTTCAAAATCCGAATCACTTAAAGCAAACATCAGAAGTAACCTGAAGTATCGCGAAGACGGGAAGAAAATCGAGATGGTCCAAGCAGAACTTGACGAGTTGGATTTGGACAGTGCTGCTGAAAGTAGAGCCAAGTTCAATAAAGAATACAAGGGGATGCTGGACGAAGAGACAGAAGCTCAGGGCCTA ATGGCAATCACCCAAGGAGGTCTGCTGGAAATGAGGACAAATCGCCAAAAAATGGAGAAAACTTTGAAGACGGATTACAAGAACATCGACAAGGAACACAAAGAGCAACTAATCAAGACTACAATTAGTGAATATGCGAATAATGACCTTGAGAAGTACGGGAAAGCCCTGGATAA CGCGATCCTCAAGTATCACTCCAtcaagatggatgagatcAACGATACTATTGGTCATCTTTGGAACAAAACTTATCAAGGGACTGATATCGACGGGATCCGAATTGTTTCCGATCATGACGAGGCTTCGACAAGTACTCGCAAGAGTTATAACTATAGAGTGGTCATGGTGAAGAATGAAGTGGAGCTGGAcatgagaggaagatgctcTGCTGGTCAGAAGGTATTGGCTAGCATCATCATTAGATTGGCTCTGGCAGAGAGTTTTGGACAAGGCTGTGGTGTTTTGGCCCTTGATGA ACCGACTACGAATCTGGATCAAGAGAATATCAATGCGCTGGCCGAATCTCTGGCTGA GATCATTCGGGAACGCCGACAACAAGCCAACTTCCAGCTTATCGTGATCACACACGACGAAGGGTTCTTGCAGCGTTTGGCGGAGCAGGATGTTGTTGAGTATTACTG GCGAGTGTCAAGAGACGCTTCGCAGAAGAGTGTGTTGGAGAGACAGAGAGTAGGTAGAGGATAG
- a CDS encoding hypothetical protein (Match to ESTs gb|CF189944.1|CF189944, gb|CF186141.1|CF186141; Similar to gi|40742664|gb|EAA61854.1| hypothetical protein AN7668.2 [Aspergillus nidulans FGSC A4], FASTA scores: opt: 501, E(): 5.6e-26, (39.706% identity (69.608% similar) in 204 aa overlap (2-190:5-198))): MPHADSSYIPDIIAYKAEFYDHVVSHLEALLEGERYWVTNLSQASAILYHSFLACSIYGGDAHSPVVNWCGFYLQPPAHPSSSSSSSPLLLGPYHGRPACLSITPTPGKGVCADAFVNQATLIVPDVETYPGHIACDGDTKSEIVVPLRDGDGKVIGVLDLDSTQLATFDEDDKKGLERVAEVLAKGCDWV; encoded by the exons ATGCCTCACGCAGACTCCAGCTACATCCCTGACATAATCGCATA CAAGGCTGAATTCTATGACCATGTCGTTTCTCATCTTGAGGCTCTCTTAGAAGGTGAAAGATATTGG GTAACCAACCTCTCTCAAGCTTCCGCCATCCTCTAccactccttccttgcctgTTCAATATACGGAGGTGACGCCCATTCACCGGTGGTCAACTGGTGTGGATTCTACCTTCAGCCCCCAGCGcacccatcatcatcgtcttcctcttctccattaCTTTTAGGACCGTACCACGGTCGCCCCGCCTGTCTCTCAATCACCCCTACACCTGGCAAAGGAGTCTGTGCCGACGCATTTGTCAACCAAGCTACTCTGATAGTACCGGACGTCGAGACATATCCAGGGCATATCGCTTGTGATGGAGACACCAAGTCAGAAATTGTTGTGCCTCtgagggatggagatgggaaggtAATTGGTGTTCTAGATTTGGACTCCACCCAACTCGCGACATTCGACGAAGACGACAAAAAGGGATTAGAGAGAGTCGCGGAGGTTCTGGCGAAGGGCTGCGACTGGGTCTGA
- a CDS encoding hypothetical protein (Similar to gi|41615916|tpg|DAA03716.1| TPA: HDC02932 [Drosophila melanogaster], FASTA scores: opt: 335, E(): 1.1e-10, (44.509% identity (57.803% similar) in 173 aa overlap (277-445:135-289))) produces MNPAMQGGMGMGMGANQGMLGQNPMLGMNGMGMQGMGSYGQAWRNLGYDYTPPSLAYKPDAAWGAWDLANAQYNGGRLERGFFDNIVRLCREYESLKSKYRNSQDKRPFSDTPAERNLISSKTIQQISTLTNFFANRHLSEDSARDAHRRVYYQGEGADAGNKTLGGAAAYQAYLIWDRDHYSAYHAMPSQENRERLVGLAVAELFSLWDRVQPRSTRATTEEAAQYAAATAKYLFDRHYDLPHNPHPYHRAGSRFSNYRGDDSDSEDEHHLRRRSMYGPAPNMGAGGIMNGMMPGGMPGGMPGQGMGMGMGMQPGMMGGMQGMGMGQMGMGQMGMGQMGMPGMQGMGQMGGMGMQPGMMGQMGIGGMNGMAQMGGMGMQPGMMGLQQGVPPHGSIGESQAAPGMHPYHYGAQSGVAWGNQPIDQVGNPTFLGGPQRSWYGYGQPRYF; encoded by the exons ATGAACCCCGCCATGCAAGGAGGCATGGGCATGGGCATGGGCGCGAATCAAGGTATGCTGGGCCAGAACCCGATGCTGGGCATGAATGGTATGGGCATGCAGGGGATGGGCAGTTATGGGCAGGCCTGGAGGAACCTG GGCTATGACTATACCCCGCCGAGTCTTGCGTACAAGCCCGACGCCGCCTGGGGAGCCTGGGACCTT GCCAACGCCCAGTACAACGGTGGCCGCCTCGAACGAGGGTTCTTCGATAACATTGTGCGTCTCTGCCGTGAATATGAATCTCTCAAGTCCAAGTACCGTAACTCACAAGACAAACGTCCATTCTCCGACACGCCCGCCGAACGAAACTTGATCTCCTCAAAAACGATCCAACAGATCTCAACCCTGACCAACTTTTTCGCAAACCGCCACCTATCTGAAGACTCCGCAAGGGATGCACATAGGAGAGTGTATTACCAGGGCGAAGGCGCTGATGCGGGGAATAAGACGCTGGGAGGAGCGGCGGCTTATCAGGCCTACTT GATCTGGGACCGTGACCATTACTCGGCCTATCATGCCATGCCTAGTCAAGAGAACAGAGAAAGGCTTGTAGGACTTGCCGTTGCAGAGC TGTTCAGCTTATGGGATCGCGTCCAGCCACGAAGTACGCGAGCGACTACTGAAGAAGCCGCGCAGTACGCTGCTGCTACTGCCAAGTATCTCTTTGACCGC CATTACGACCTCCCACACAATCCGCATCCATACCATCGAGCTGGCTCCCGATTTTCGAATTATCGTGGGGACGATAGTGATTCGGAGGATGAACACCATCTTCGTCGACGAAGCATGTACGGCC CAGCTCCCAATATGGGTGCGGGAGGTATCATGAACGGGATGATGCCAGGTGGTATGCCAGGTGGTATGCCAGGCCAAGGTATGGGCATGGGCATGGGGATGCAGCCAGGAATGATGGGTGGGATGCAAGGTATGGGTATGGGTCAGATGGGTATGGGCCAGATGGGTATGGGTCAGATGGGTATGCCTGGTATGCAGGGTATGGGCCAGATGggggggatggggatgcaGCCCGGGATGATGGGCCAGATGGGGATCGGCGGGATGAATGGGATGGCCCAGATgggagggatggggatgCAGCCCGGGATGATGGGTTTACAGCAGGGTGTACCACCTCATGGATCTATAGGCGAGAGTCAAGCTGCGCCC GGAATGCATCCATACCACTACGGCGCGCAATCAGGTGTCGCATGGGGTAATCAACCGATTGACCAAGTGGGGAACCCCACATTTTTGGGGGGACCACAGAGAAGTTGGTATGGCTACGGGCAGCCAAGGTATTTTTGA